GGGCATCATCGGGGGATGAGGCTGGTACTGAGCTCTAGGCCATTCTCTTGCTGGGAAACCAGGCCTGCTGTTTTGCTGGTGCTGGGGATAgtactgctgttgctgttggTATGAAGCATGCATGCTGGGATGGGCCTGAGGGTGCTGTGGACCCATGTGGTACTGATACACTCCACCTTGCTGATATGGAGAGTAATGGGCAGAATTATGATGAGGGCTCATTGACTGAGACTGTGGTGCTTGATTTGGGTAAGGCAGATGAGCAGATGGGGGTACGGGTCTGCCCATGTACTTGCTATAATTTGGACTGGCCATGCCATACTGAGCCATAGTGTTGCTCTCTGGACCATGAGGATGATTTGGTGGTGTGTGTCCGTGTGGCGGTGCCTGTTCTGGCCTGTTTAGCTGGGTTTGTGACTCTGGGCTAAAAGGCTGCTGTTTGTACTGGCCGTTGGCAAGGGCATTCTTCATATCGGAATTGGGACCACCAGAGCTTCCCTCAGGCTCCCGGGTAGGTTCACTGGGTCTCTGGTCACCACGTTCTGCAGGGGAGGGCTGAGCAAGAGGTTGGGAAACAGGGTGGCTGGGGGGCAGTGATGTTAAAGTAGCAGGGTGTTGGGCACCTGGCTGTAGCCCTTGAGGAACAGACTGTGGCATGCCATGGACAGGTCCTGGCTGTTGACCACAGATAGGTCCATTTTGGGGCATCTGCTGGTGAGGAGAATTGGAAGACATGTGTAGTGTCCCGCTGTGAGGGTACTGAGGAGATACACCTGGAGAAACTTGTTGAGCGTTACTTGGCAGCATTCGTTCAGGAATATTCTGTGGGCCATGGGTGGAAGACATTTGTTCTGACAGATCTGAGGTTTTCTGAGTGATTTTCACAGGACCATTATTAGAAGGGTGTGAGGAATCCTGATATTTCTGTGACTGGGTTTCAGACTGGGGTCCCGTCTGAGAGACAGGACTAGTTTGTATGGGCCGATTGCCTTCTCCAGTGTTCTCTCCTTCCAGCTGTGGTCTGTCTTTTTTGGGTGTGGATAGCACAGTTTGTGCAAGCTCTGCTGATGTTTTCTGTGGTGAACCACCCCACACTGTGGCACTAGGGCTCTGCTGGGCACCATTGGGATGTTCGGGGACCATAGCTGGACCAGGATGAGGTGAGCAATTGGACTCCtcactctgctgtttatttgCTAGTTCCACACCTAAACCTGTtacaataaatagaaaaaaaaatatttctttgtgaaggcattaaacacacaccagtgGCACAATACTATCTCTTAAATTGATATTACAGTTTTAGCATTGCTGCCTGAATTAATCCTTTAAGACTGGACAATGCATTACAAAGCCAAGATGTTTTAAGAAAATTCCTACCTTTTGACATACTGTCAGCACCTTGACTATATTCCGCAGACCTTGTGTTCTGGCTTTCAGGAGCTGCTGCCATATTAGAATTCCTTGCTGGAGGTGGCTGGTAACCTCCAACGCTGAGGCGAGAAGATGATGCTGACAGTTGCTGCAGGGCAATCATCTCAGGGCTTTCCATCATTGATCCCACATGTGGTCTGGGCTCTGGAGGGGCCATGGGAGGTCTGTGGGGCATGGGTCCCTGGGAGTTAACTGCTGACATCCTGTATTGGCCATTAGAAGGGGGATATCCAGCACTGTGTGGGGGACGCATCATGCCATGAACATATGGGTGCTGACCCATAGCCTGTTCCGGCATCACTGGTCGCCCAAGCTGCTGCTGGTTTGAGCCTGGCCAAGAACCGtaaggagcaggtggaggtccATAAGGAGTGAAGGAGTTGTGCAGGGGTCTAGGGTAGCCATTTCCCATGGGCTGCATGGGCTGCCCATCTGGGTGATGGTGAGGTCGATACATATCGCCTTCAGATGGATTGGTACATAGTCCTCCTGACTGAAGGGCGACTGGTCTTGGTCCCAGTGATGGGCCATGAGTGGGGCCAATGTAGGAATGTTGTTGGTTTTGAGGCTGAAGGTGACGAGAATCGGGCCCCATTGGGTATCTCGGACCAAAGTGTGGACCATTTGTAGGTGGGccctgagagaaagaaaaatacattaaacatAGAATTCAAAGCAAAACATGTCAAGTCAATGTGTGTTGGCTTTGTCAAATTATATTACTTTAATACCACTTCTATTGTAAGCTAACAATGATATGTCATGATAtgctaaacataaaaaaaaaatcacatttttatgTATTCAAAAGAATAAATTGAATGTTAAGGAGCTATAATATTTGTGACATTTCAAAttcacattcatgcagttatctaatcaagTGGCACAAAAAGAAGTCACATAATGTGCATAAAAAAAGTCTTTACTTTCACATGAGCTAATGGTTATACATAGACACATAATAAAGGTTATAACTGCCACTGAGTATACCTGCATAGCATAATGAGGCATGTGTTGTGGGCCATGCTCTCCTGGACCTCTACCCATGAGAGGTCTCTGTCCTGGGTATGGATATCTGGGGTCCATCATCATACCATGGCCATACATTCCTGGTCCTGGGGGACCTTGGTGCCGCTGGAGCTGTCATTTTAAGAGAAAAGACAGTCTAGTTAAACTTCtgatgtattaaacatacataaaTGTGCACTTTTTGAGTGTAAAATGCACAATAGCATACATATATTAAAGTACAACACTGCATAATTCCTGTAGGAGAGGCTAGGGGCTTTAACTTCTAGTGTTGATTAACATTTATGGCGTTATTTTTAAGGACACATTGACTCCTATATCagcaaatgtttgtggacatctgGACATCCTATTCCATAGGTCCTCCCTTTACTGTGATAATAACCACTGCTGTTATGGGAATTATCCCAATGGTGTTCACTAGGGCGGAGGTCAGGGGTCTGTGCCGGACaatcaagttcttccactccaaccttaactcGCATTGGTTTCATTCACtgattacatcattacactgatTAGTGATGGATTTGCCAAGTGTGCACaatcacaaaaataaatcaatcaatcaatatcTAAATCAATTTGTGTATAGCATCCAGTTTTatcttgtttttgtgtgtcagtCCAGAACAGTAAGAGCTACCTCCCTGTACTTTCTCAGTTCtacaaaaaaacattgtggCTCAAAATTCACTTCAAAATACAATTGTAGTGTGTCAGAGTTGAATCACTTTCTTTCAGCCTGCACCCAAAAGCATTTCCAATGTTCTAACCTGCCTAAAGAACCCTACAGAGGGAAACTACACCATGGAAAGTGTCCTAaaagatgtgtttttattataaagTTCCTGCATCAGATCATACAGAAGGGTGTAGCCTTGCCTGTTGCGATGGATGGTACATGGCATGCAGTGGATCGTTCCCAGGGCGAGGCGGTCCTGTGTtcatgtgaggatgtgtaggcCCGTTGCTGTACTGGAAACCAAGTGGTCCAAATTTGGAGCCGTTCTCCTGGGGCTGGTTGCCTCCTTTACCGCCACTAGTTGCTTTGCGTTTCTGCAAAGCATCCGTGGCCCGGATCAAGCTGTCGGGACCCGATTGCCGACTGTTCTTACTCTTCTTCTTGTCCTTTCGCTCACGGTCGCGGTCCTCCTTGCTCAACTGGAACTCTTCGTCTGTGTCTCCGTCTTCTGACGGGAAGTGTTTTAGCATGGCTCTGCTGAAACAGCGCTCCAGGGACTCTGCCATTATCGTGTACTCTgagaaacaacacaaacacaccatgtCCGTTTAACCCCATCAACatacatgcaaacaaacacacagacacacccagaGGTCTCGTCTTCCTTCTCTGAGCTGGTCCACTGACCAGGTCACAGAGCCACAGTTGACCTTTGACCCTAGAGCCCCTCCCGATGGGGGGAGAGCATTCTGACAGATGGATGGCTCCAGAGAGAGGGGCCGCAGGGATGGAATGTCTGTGTGGCACTGCAGGACTCGGCGCACTGGAGAACAGCTCAATCACTTGCCATTAATCACTGTCAGAGGCTCGACACACGTACACACCccctcgccctctctctctctctctctcacacacacacacacacacacaataagcaATCACAATAAAAAACTGCCTGCTTTTTTAACTAACAGTAAGCGAATGTATTTACCGCTCCCCTCTCCGTTGTACTCCAGGCAGTTCTCAAACATGAGCTTCATATCAGCTATGAACTCGTCCTTGGTAACATACTCTCCATCGTTTAACTTTCTCTCAATGGTGGACAGATCCATTGGCGTCTTATAAAGTAGACAGAAAAAGAATCAGATCATCAGAAACTGCTCACAAGCctaaaaacatcaacatttacagTACAGCCACCAAAACCTCATCTCAAATGCTTGAGTTGTAAAACAAACATCTGTAATGTGATTCATCTGAAGCAGCAGTGCAAGCACGCTGACAGCCAGTTTCACCATTTCAACATTTGTTGTGAAATCTCAGTTTCCCTGCTGAGATATATGGGCAGCTAACCTGAATGATTTCATGATAATTAGGGGCATAGGATTCATCCACAGGCTCCATGAAGGGCCAAGAGTCTTTGTGAGCCTTCACAGCCTccagcactgaaaaaaaaaaaccaactcaTTTAAAGCACAGAAAGTAGTGAAGCTGAGAAATGAGGAAACGTGGGTTAGGCTTTACTGCTGGCACAATCCTTTCCACTGCTACCCACCTTTGTAGAGAGCAGCATAGTCGTCATCGATATCATagctgaaagagaaaaagagaactgGAAGTTAGCAATGGGGAACACAACcacacagagggaaaaaaacacaacacaatcatgAAGCTGTAATACCCAGAACTGTGTGAAAGAATTTTACACACAAAGATCATAGACTGGGTTCTGAAACTTGATCATGACTCATGATCATGTCAGCCAGCCCAAGA
This genomic stretch from Hemibagrus wyckioides isolate EC202008001 linkage group LG08, SWU_Hwy_1.0, whole genome shotgun sequence harbors:
- the LOC131357627 gene encoding chromatin remodeling regulator CECR2, with the protein product MSQGCTVSVEEIQSWWEVPAIAHFCSLFRTAFNLPDFEIEELEEALLKQDRDFLSELVCCLLQGCYQRSDITPQAFRRYLEDIINYRWELEEGKPNPLKERCFEELSVRTQVEILHRLCDYRLDAADVFDLLKGLEADSLRVEPLGQDGHGALYWYFYGTRLYKEEPVKKTTSEFGEFSEMRAPEKKRRGRPPKNKHEDLSPVEIESPKEEENREEEPQLTKVRERGTWSLVCENEEQWTRLTESIKDKTSPQDRHLFRIITQNFLPEISSMIEHKEKEQLQKMLNPPVRNSLRLSDKHVVNKEEAVSEVDLKQREEDMERQALLAEQRREEERILQEEREREELERAKAAEERSRRRKQREERAWLLSQGKDLPAELLHLEPHSPVRRTRRTNELYDIDDDYAALYKVLEAVKAHKDSWPFMEPVDESYAPNYHEIIQTPMDLSTIERKLNDGEYVTKDEFIADMKLMFENCLEYNGEGSEYTIMAESLERCFSRAMLKHFPSEDGDTDEEFQLSKEDRDRERKDKKKSKNSRQSGPDSLIRATDALQKRKATSGGKGGNQPQENGSKFGPLGFQYSNGPTHPHMNTGPPRPGNDPLHAMYHPSQQLQRHQGPPGPGMYGHGMMMDPRYPYPGQRPLMGRGPGEHGPQHMPHYAMQGPPTNGPHFGPRYPMGPDSRHLQPQNQQHSYIGPTHGPSLGPRPVALQSGGLCTNPSEGDMYRPHHHPDGQPMQPMGNGYPRPLHNSFTPYGPPPAPYGSWPGSNQQQLGRPVMPEQAMGQHPYVHGMMRPPHSAGYPPSNGQYRMSAVNSQGPMPHRPPMAPPEPRPHVGSMMESPEMIALQQLSASSSRLSVGGYQPPPARNSNMAAAPESQNTRSAEYSQGADSMSKGLGVELANKQQSEESNCSPHPGPAMVPEHPNGAQQSPSATVWGGSPQKTSAELAQTVLSTPKKDRPQLEGENTGEGNRPIQTSPVSQTGPQSETQSQKYQDSSHPSNNGPVKITQKTSDLSEQMSSTHGPQNIPERMLPSNAQQVSPGVSPQYPHSGTLHMSSNSPHQQMPQNGPICGQQPGPVHGMPQSVPQGLQPGAQHPATLTSLPPSHPVSQPLAQPSPAERGDQRPSEPTREPEGSSGGPNSDMKNALANGQYKQQPFSPESQTQLNRPEQAPPHGHTPPNHPHGPESNTMAQYGMASPNYSKYMGRPVPPSAHLPYPNQAPQSQSMSPHHNSAHYSPYQQGGVYQYHMGPQHPQAHPSMHASYQQQQQYYPQHQQNSRPGFPAREWPRAQYQPHPPMMPNTYLPSASAGINGRQKENTMSPLGSDGSSGNVMSPNLLTDGSQGSSTENQEGATPAKQARTEDNSDLPESPKEILDLDSHNAAAHRRNTAQPQHNYPYDPRAMHSSMQQGGAHQPHSVPGGPYSRPQNPSGHYGPHNPHPHLMEALQRPQHLPYSPGQTMYRHPHGTGHFQGMMLHQRSMISEHLYHPRQHLMSAAAPSGPGSKQGV